One Pseudorasbora parva isolate DD20220531a chromosome 8, ASM2467924v1, whole genome shotgun sequence DNA window includes the following coding sequences:
- the LOC137085028 gene encoding olfactory receptor 6N2-like: MENGTYFYLMLFDNIGYIRYTLFSLGIILYFAIILFNALIILAIFLERTLHLPMYILISCLSINSVFGTAAFFPRLLTDLLSDTHLVSREACILQAFVIYSYASNENTILMLMAFDRYVAICKPLQYNNIMTPRNLSVLIAICWIYPMLCVGIAAILSARLAMCGNKLWKVYCHNWEIVKLSCGNTIVINVFGFFIVTTIIIMPLSFILYSYVKILIICTKSSTEFRRKAYQTCIPHIVILLNFSVALFCEVTLSRIENLNLPLGLSIILSLEFLIVPPILNPLVYGLNFPEIRKKIICIIKASK; the protein is encoded by the coding sequence ATGGAAAATGGAACATATTTTTACTTGATGTTGTTTGATAATATTGGGTACATAAGATATACTTTGTTCAGCTTGGGAATTATCTTATACTTtgctattatattatttaatgccTTAATAATACTTGCCATTTTTCTGGAAAGGACTTTACACCTGCCCATGTACATTCTGATTTCATGTCTGTCCATCAATTCTGTGTTTGGAACAGCTGCTTTTTTCCCAAGGTTGCTGACAGACTTGCTGTCTGATACACACTTGGTGTCCCGCGAAGCATGTATCTTACAGGCTTTTGTCATTTATTCATATGCATCAAATGAAAAtacaatattaatgttaatggCATTTGACAGATATGTGGCAATCTGTAAACCTTTACAATACAATAACATAATGACTCCCAGGAATTTATCTGTTTTAATAGCTATATGCTGGATTTATCCAATGCTTTGTGTCGGTATTGCTGCGATTTTAAGTGCCAGATTGGCTATGTGTGGTAACAAACTGTGGAAGGTGTATTGTCACAACTGGGAAATTGTCAAGCTTTCTTGTGGAAACACTATTGTTATTAATGTTTTTGGCTTTTTCATAGTGACCACAATTATTATCATGCCTTTaagttttatattatattcctATGTTAAAATTCTTATCATTTGTACAAAAAGCTCAACAGAGTTCAGGAGAAAAGCCTATCAAACTTGTATTCCACACATAGTGATCCTTTTAAATTTCTCTGTTGCTCTTTTTTGTGAGGTCACTTTGAGTCGGATTGAGAATTTGAATCTCCCTTTAGGCCTGTCGATTATTCTTTCACTGGAGTTTCTTATTGTACCACCCATCCTTAACCCCCTTGTTTATGGTTTGAATTTCCCTGAAATTCGCAAGAAAATTATATGTATTATAAAAGCATCCAAATAA